In one window of Zingiber officinale cultivar Zhangliang chromosome 11A, Zo_v1.1, whole genome shotgun sequence DNA:
- the LOC122031533 gene encoding myb family transcription factor PHL7-like: MAHHTVVIDPNIKHPQGDSMLTCQLKEHALGATLRIRWLLLLVGSPRELPAAAARDESEARERERDLRLVDDRRIHRKKRVGEVNRADFFGGSQSRFRVEKDLAHSNPASHDQQIESSNNTMGPISGVNNHNNLTLRQRLRWTNELHDRFVDAVTQLGGPDRATPKGVLRIMGVQGLTIYHVKSHLQKYRLAKYVPEVSADGVKSEKNGDRNSIAGIENSSGIQITEALKLQMEVQKRLQEQLEVQRQLQLRIEAQGKYLKKIIDEQQRLSGVLAEFPGSDNSAPNSGGHCLDSGKADHSTPAPISESPRQDKATGREHGDTDGLYKSISCDGSFSSRQEPLTPDSSFHASAPSARNKSEIMVAHILESSSSSDFHH; the protein is encoded by the exons ATGGCGCATCACACCGTCGTAATCGATCCAAACATCAAACATCCACAAGGGGATTCCATGCTCACATG TCAACTCAAGGAGCATGCGCTCGGTGCCACGTTGCGTATCCGATGGTTGTTGCTGCTCGTAGGGTCGCCGAGGGAGCTACCTGCTGCAGCAGCCCGTGACGAGAGCgaagcgagagagagagagagagacctcCGATTGGTGGATGACCGACGAATTCATAGAAAGAAAAGGGTGGGGGAAGTTAATCGTGCAGATTTTTTTGGCGGAAGTCAGTCTAGATTTCGCGTAGAAAAAG ATTTGGCGCACAGCAATCCAGCCTCTCATGACCAACAAATAGAATCCAGTAACAACACTATGGGGCCTATCTCTGGGGTGAACAACCACAATAATTTAACTTTGAGACAGCGTTTAAGGTGGACAAATGAACTCCATGATCGCTTTGTGGATGCTGTGACACAGCTTGGTGGTCCAGATA GAGCAACTCCTAAAGGGGTTCTTAGAATCATGGGTGTACAAGGGCTGACAATATACCATGTCAAGAGCCATTTACAG AAATATCGACTTGCAAAGTATGTACCTGAAGTTTCAGCTGATG GTGTGAAGTCTGAAAAGAATGGTGACAGAAACTCAATTGCAGGCATTGAAAACTCTTC GGGGATTCAAATAACTGAAGCGCTCAAATTGCAGATGGAGGTGCAAAAACGCCTTCAAGAACAACTTGAG GTGCAAAGGCAGCTGCAGCTAAGAATAGAAGCCCAAGGGAAGTATCTTAAGAAGATCATCGACGAGCAGCAACGTCTCAGTGGGGTACTGGCTGAATTTCCTGGATCAGACAATTCAGCACCCAATTCCGGTGGCCATTGCCTGGACTCTGGAAAAGCTGACCATTCAACCCCTGCTCCAATCTCAGAATCCCCTCGCCAAGATAAGGCCACTGGTAGGGAGCATGGAGACACTGATGGCCTCTACAAAAGCATTTCATGCGATGGTTCTTTCTCCTCTCGCCAGGAGCCTCTCACCCCTGACTCCAGCTTCCATGCAAGCGCCCCCTCAGCGAGGAACAAGTCGGAGATTATGGTTGCTCACATTCTAGAGTCAAGTTCAAGCTCAGATTTCCACCATTGA